A DNA window from Niabella yanshanensis contains the following coding sequences:
- a CDS encoding DUF4249 domain-containing protein codes for MSALWKCIAMVVISFLLLVSCERVIQVDIKEEPLKYVVEGILTDDSTCRVRLSQTSHFYDTINLRGVSGARVTITEEGKQPVVLSASNNRGEYSAPFTGVPGKTYHLRVEYKDATTDHVFTATSTMPQKVKLDSLYVSERIFLGKMRMIAAIRYKDPPAPGNAYRYVQRVDGELETTVFVTKDDLINGRTVVDELLIFNDEYTLKKCDQLNVELQSIDQPVYLFWYSLNQGSLGSSQSASPGNPASNIKGGALGYFSAHAVSSLHIAVFPDSTCSYSPESSRR; via the coding sequence ATGTCAGCACTCTGGAAATGCATAGCCATGGTTGTAATCTCATTTCTGTTACTGGTGAGTTGTGAGCGCGTGATACAGGTAGATATAAAGGAAGAACCGCTGAAGTATGTAGTAGAAGGCATTTTGACAGACGACAGTACCTGCAGGGTGCGCCTGTCACAAACCAGCCATTTTTATGATACGATCAATTTAAGGGGAGTGAGTGGCGCGCGGGTCACCATTACCGAGGAAGGGAAGCAACCTGTTGTGTTGAGCGCCTCTAACAACCGTGGTGAATACAGTGCTCCCTTCACCGGGGTACCTGGAAAAACTTACCACTTGCGTGTTGAATACAAGGATGCGACCACTGATCATGTATTTACGGCTACATCAACAATGCCGCAAAAGGTAAAGTTAGATAGCTTGTATGTGTCAGAACGCATTTTCCTGGGAAAGATGCGCATGATAGCGGCAATACGCTATAAAGACCCACCCGCACCGGGTAATGCCTACCGGTATGTGCAACGCGTGGATGGAGAATTGGAGACGACAGTATTTGTTACCAAGGATGATCTGATTAACGGCCGCACGGTAGTAGATGAATTGCTGATATTTAACGATGAATATACTTTGAAAAAATGCGATCAGCTCAATGTAGAACTGCAAAGTATTGATCAGCCTGTTTATTTGTTCTGGTATAGCCTTAACCAGGGCTCTCTCGGGTCTTCGCAGTCCGCGTCCCCCGGCAATCCGGCCTCCAATATCAAAGGAGGTGCATTGGGCTATTTTAGTGCTCATGCCGTGTCTTCCCTGCACATTGCGGTTTTTCCCGATTCAACCTGCAGTTATTCCCCGGAAAGCTCCAGGAGATGA
- a CDS encoding DUF4249 family protein has protein sequence MKHNTLHKTTRGSVMHMSCLVVLIIISSCEKVIDLELPGAEKLYVIEAVLSDAGCRVNLSRTLDLSDSNHYDIVSGANITIAEDGRTPVRLTQVNGGYYRAGILGRPGRSYTLRVEVNGSVFTATSYMPQKVEADSFYIAERVFFGKKRKVAALEFKDPPGLGNVYRFIQYINTKKDNNIYITNDHLIDGRSTVYEMLVFEDEKEPLRAGDRLSVDLLAITPFMYNYWYSLDQGALGQTQVASPTNPVNPFPKGAVGYFSTHTLSSRSTVVR, from the coding sequence ATGAAACACAACACGCTCCATAAAACCACGCGGGGGAGTGTGATGCACATGAGTTGCCTGGTTGTGTTGATAATAATAAGCTCCTGCGAAAAAGTAATAGATCTGGAATTGCCTGGTGCCGAAAAACTATATGTGATAGAAGCCGTGCTCAGTGATGCAGGCTGTAGGGTAAATTTATCCCGGACGCTGGATTTGTCGGATTCCAATCATTACGATATCGTTTCCGGCGCCAATATCACGATTGCAGAAGATGGCAGAACGCCTGTAAGATTAACCCAGGTAAATGGAGGCTATTACAGGGCAGGCATATTAGGCCGGCCTGGACGTAGCTATACGTTGCGTGTAGAGGTGAATGGTAGTGTATTCACTGCTACTTCATATATGCCGCAGAAAGTAGAAGCAGATAGTTTCTATATTGCCGAGCGGGTTTTCTTCGGCAAAAAAAGAAAAGTAGCTGCGTTGGAGTTTAAAGATCCCCCGGGCCTGGGAAATGTATATCGTTTCATACAATACATCAATACGAAAAAAGATAATAATATTTATATCACCAATGATCATTTAATTGACGGCCGTTCCACAGTATATGAAATGCTGGTTTTTGAAGATGAAAAGGAACCCTTGAGGGCTGGTGATCGCTTAAGTGTGGATCTATTAGCGATTACACCGTTTATGTATAATTACTGGTATAGTCTGGATCAGGGTGCATTGGGACAAACCCAGGTTGCTTCACCGACGAACCCTGTAAACCCTTTCCCAAAAGGAGCGGTGGGCTATTTTAGTACCCATACTCTAAGTTCACGCTCAACAGTGGTCCGGTAG
- a CDS encoding LacI family DNA-binding transcriptional regulator, with protein sequence MKQLSIKDIARIAGVVPSTVSFVINGKEKEMRISEEMAKKIRKIIKETGYVPNRSAASLRTGKTHVIGLIVEDISNRFFASLAKAIEDIAYQVGYRLVYCSTENDDKKGTELIRMLHKQVDGFIVTPTSGMKEEVLKLKKAKKPIVLLDRYFTDVDIPSVLVDNKEGIQSGVQLLAGKGYKKIAFIVTALEQMQMQDRLNAFKTSAKAHGLLFPELILELPFAAEEDAYEEGIKAFLKGHQEVDAIFFATNYLAIQGLKVLQELKWKIPSRVAVLSFDDHEIFKLYTPAITSISQPIAAIAREGIENLRLQMNAQKVPAVQELLLPSELIVRKSV encoded by the coding sequence ATGAAACAACTATCTATTAAAGACATTGCCCGGATTGCCGGAGTTGTACCGTCTACCGTTTCCTTCGTTATTAATGGTAAGGAGAAAGAAATGCGTATCAGCGAGGAAATGGCAAAAAAGATCCGGAAGATTATAAAAGAAACCGGTTATGTGCCTAACCGTTCCGCAGCGAGCCTGCGTACCGGCAAAACACATGTAATCGGGTTGATTGTTGAAGATATCTCCAACCGTTTTTTTGCATCTCTCGCCAAAGCAATTGAAGATATCGCCTACCAGGTAGGATATCGCCTTGTGTATTGCAGCACCGAAAATGACGATAAAAAAGGCACCGAGTTAATAAGGATGTTGCATAAACAGGTGGATGGCTTCATTGTAACACCCACCAGCGGTATGAAGGAGGAGGTGTTAAAACTGAAAAAAGCTAAAAAACCGATAGTATTACTCGACAGGTATTTTACAGATGTGGATATACCGTCGGTACTGGTAGATAATAAAGAAGGTATTCAGTCAGGCGTACAGCTACTGGCAGGTAAAGGGTACAAAAAAATAGCCTTTATTGTTACCGCATTAGAGCAGATGCAGATGCAGGACCGCTTAAATGCATTTAAAACAAGCGCCAAAGCGCATGGGCTTTTATTTCCTGAACTGATCCTGGAGCTTCCTTTTGCAGCTGAAGAAGACGCCTATGAAGAAGGTATCAAAGCATTTCTTAAAGGTCATCAGGAGGTAGATGCTATTTTCTTTGCTACCAATTACCTGGCTATACAAGGCCTGAAGGTATTACAGGAGCTGAAATGGAAAATTCCTTCACGTGTAGCTGTCCTGTCTTTCGATGATCACGAGATATTTAAACTATACACGCCGGCTATAACGTCTATAAGCCAGCCAATTGCTGCGATAGCCAGAGAAGGTATTGAGAACCTGAGGTTGCAGATGAATGCCCAGAAAGTGCCGGCTGTTCAAGAGCTGCTGTTGCCCTCCGAGCTGATAGTGAGAAAATCTGTTTAA
- a CDS encoding response regulator transcription factor has protein sequence MSHNNKTILIADDHEDMLFMLSDTLKKDYEIVCVRNGAEGLALLEEHPVTLVISDVMMPEMNGFEFCEKIKSNYEFSHIPVILLTAKNTLQSKIEGLDVGADVYVEKPFSMEFLVAQIKSLLMNRDRLKSYFIKSPTAQITSMASNDIDKSFLETLEHHIHENMSNTDLDVPLLARRMNMSRTSLYRKINSLSDLSPAEIINLTRLKKAIEILSTKNMRLNEVIDTVGYNSVTQLGRNFQKHFGMTPSEYIKKTYRSS, from the coding sequence ATGAGTCATAATAATAAAACAATATTGATTGCAGACGACCATGAAGATATGTTGTTCATGCTTTCGGATACCCTCAAAAAAGATTATGAGATAGTATGTGTAAGAAACGGCGCTGAAGGCCTGGCATTGCTGGAAGAACATCCTGTTACGCTGGTCATCAGCGACGTGATGATGCCGGAAATGAATGGCTTTGAGTTTTGCGAAAAGATTAAATCCAATTATGAATTCAGCCATATACCCGTTATACTGTTAACTGCCAAGAATACCTTACAATCTAAAATTGAGGGATTGGACGTTGGTGCTGATGTATATGTCGAAAAACCTTTCTCGATGGAGTTCCTGGTTGCACAGATCAAGAGTCTTTTAATGAACCGGGACCGGTTAAAATCCTACTTTATCAAGTCTCCAACCGCGCAGATCACCAGTATGGCATCCAATGACATTGACAAGTCTTTCCTGGAAACATTAGAACATCATATTCATGAAAATATGTCTAATACAGACTTAGACGTGCCATTACTGGCCAGGCGTATGAATATGAGCCGAACGAGTTTGTATAGAAAAATAAATTCTCTTTCCGACCTTTCACCGGCAGAAATTATTAACCTGACCCGGTTGAAAAAAGCGATAGAAATATTAAGCACCAAAAATATGCGCTTAAATGAAGTGATTGATACAGTAGGCTACAATTCTGTAACCCAGTTAGGAAGGAATTTTCAAAAGCACTTCGGCATGACGCCGTCTGAATATATTAAAAAAACTTACAGGTCATCTTAA
- a CDS encoding ligand-binding sensor domain-containing protein, translated as MMRYFALFLFTCFYCIAHVKAQPFDFRHYQVEDGLSNNTVITALQDRYGFIWLGTSEGLNRFDGNSFKVYRQQANNPHSLKSNSVYCLYEDRKGHLWVGTEKGIAAYDSDLDQFHHPILMEDGPVRSICEDTEGLLWFIFRDELYYYDPLAKKTFKKYIPGVLQVSVITRDPKGGIWAGSVEGAVVYIHHKNATIYPLFSPSQNSIEALSLAKDNRLFIGCSREGLLELDLTSKKTRHLIREKNSHQTIFVRNILQASDTSIFISTEDGLYIYNPANGKYQSIHKDPMNPFSLSDNALYALCKDREGGIWVGSYFGGLNYLPNAALTFEKYFPTAHPHSLSGNAVREITKDHYGRLWIGSEDGGLTMYDPVKKVFTRHTPDTENGLSSTNVHGLLAIGNQLLIGTFEHGLDIMDIQGGKVSRHFSAGAGSHDLKSNFINKILQTANGSILICTAHGLFHFDIKKERFYPVRALPGDAFYSAITQDTNGTVWVGTHNKGLFYINNKDTLSFKLYADKDNRLGRTRILYLMADPDDHLWVCTIDGLFLIDLKNKTLLHYSQDEGLPSNTIYSIIKDNSGNYWIPTSRGLALMEATTKKIKIFRQYNGLLNNQFNYQSAFKDTDGQIYLGSIKGLIRFNPAFHRPGQYIPLLYITGLQQLGTSATVAGAKDDTPLINKDGVTLAYNEATFNIDYVALNYTDPTNIEYAYQINNGGWYPIGNSRKITFTNLPPGKYHISVRSTNNNGEWMPNSKTLSIEILPPFWQSKLAYFLYVILIVASIMAILSYYTRRQKEKQLYKMNVFTLNKEKELYQSKMDFFTNITHEIKTPLTLIKLPLERITAALTHAPHLHQYLQIMNSNTERLLELTSQLLDFRKIETEHYHLFLAELDVVVITEKLLQSFSPAIAEKNITLRFEPPAGGIIIAADEEALVKIISNLLDNAIKYCHKQVTVNFEINKVAQWVTLSITNDGATVPEDMRSHIFEPFVRHHQKGVGGSGIGLSLVYSLVQLHQGKMEYNVFNNINIFSVAFPLKISSLDINSPTNDES; from the coding sequence ATGATGAGATATTTTGCTTTGTTTTTGTTTACCTGCTTTTATTGTATAGCTCATGTAAAAGCTCAGCCATTTGATTTCAGGCATTACCAGGTGGAGGATGGCTTATCCAACAATACTGTAATCACCGCTTTGCAAGACCGGTATGGTTTTATCTGGCTGGGGACTTCGGAAGGATTGAACCGGTTTGACGGAAATAGTTTCAAGGTGTACCGTCAACAGGCCAATAACCCGCACAGCCTGAAAAGCAATTCGGTTTATTGTTTGTATGAAGATAGAAAAGGTCATCTCTGGGTGGGTACCGAAAAAGGTATTGCGGCTTATGATTCAGACCTTGATCAATTTCACCACCCTATTTTGATGGAGGACGGGCCGGTACGAAGTATCTGTGAGGATACCGAAGGGCTTTTATGGTTCATCTTCAGGGATGAGCTATACTATTACGATCCCCTTGCAAAAAAAACATTTAAAAAATATATCCCCGGCGTTCTCCAGGTTTCGGTTATCACCAGGGACCCAAAGGGTGGTATCTGGGCCGGATCTGTTGAAGGCGCTGTAGTTTATATTCATCATAAAAATGCAACAATCTATCCTTTGTTTTCCCCTTCGCAGAACAGTATTGAAGCGCTTTCCCTTGCTAAAGATAACCGCCTGTTTATTGGCTGTTCAAGAGAAGGCTTGTTGGAGCTGGACCTGACAAGCAAAAAAACGCGACACCTGATACGGGAGAAAAACAGCCATCAGACTATTTTTGTACGAAACATTCTACAGGCCTCTGATACCAGTATTTTTATAAGCACCGAAGACGGACTCTATATTTATAATCCTGCTAACGGAAAATACCAAAGCATACACAAAGACCCCATGAATCCATTTTCGCTTTCTGACAATGCGCTTTATGCATTGTGTAAGGATCGCGAAGGAGGTATATGGGTAGGGTCGTATTTCGGCGGCTTGAACTACCTGCCTAACGCCGCGCTGACTTTCGAAAAATATTTTCCCACCGCCCACCCTCACTCACTAAGCGGCAATGCGGTTCGGGAAATCACCAAAGATCATTATGGCCGGCTATGGATCGGTTCGGAAGATGGCGGGCTTACTATGTATGATCCTGTAAAGAAAGTGTTTACCCGACACACCCCTGATACTGAGAACGGTCTCTCCAGCACCAACGTACATGGCCTGTTAGCCATCGGCAACCAGTTGCTTATTGGTACTTTTGAGCACGGGCTTGATATTATGGATATACAGGGTGGCAAAGTTTCCCGTCACTTTAGCGCAGGTGCAGGCTCCCATGACTTAAAAAGCAATTTCATCAACAAGATACTGCAAACAGCTAATGGCAGTATTTTAATATGCACCGCCCACGGATTGTTTCATTTCGATATTAAAAAAGAACGCTTTTACCCGGTAAGAGCGTTACCCGGCGATGCATTTTATTCGGCTATTACGCAGGATACAAACGGTACTGTATGGGTTGGTACACATAACAAGGGCTTGTTCTACATCAATAATAAAGACACATTATCTTTTAAGCTCTATGCAGATAAAGACAACAGACTGGGGCGCACCCGTATACTCTATCTGATGGCAGACCCTGACGATCACCTTTGGGTTTGCACCATCGACGGATTATTTCTCATCGATTTGAAAAACAAAACCCTGCTACACTATAGTCAGGATGAAGGCTTGCCCAGCAATACTATCTACAGTATCATTAAAGACAATTCGGGCAACTACTGGATCCCTACATCCCGTGGTCTTGCCTTAATGGAAGCAACAACAAAAAAAATAAAAATATTCAGACAATATAACGGGCTACTCAATAACCAATTCAATTACCAGTCGGCGTTTAAAGACACCGACGGTCAGATCTACCTGGGTAGCATTAAAGGTCTGATCAGGTTTAATCCGGCATTTCACAGGCCCGGTCAATATATCCCCTTACTCTATATAACCGGGTTGCAGCAATTAGGGACTTCGGCTACTGTAGCCGGAGCTAAAGATGACACTCCTCTGATCAATAAAGACGGGGTTACACTTGCTTACAATGAAGCCACTTTTAATATCGATTACGTGGCGCTCAACTATACAGATCCAACCAATATTGAATATGCTTACCAAATCAACAATGGCGGCTGGTATCCTATTGGTAACAGCCGGAAAATCACCTTCACTAACCTGCCGCCCGGCAAATATCATATCAGTGTCAGATCTACCAATAATAATGGCGAATGGATGCCCAACAGCAAGACCTTGTCCATTGAAATACTACCGCCGTTCTGGCAATCAAAACTTGCTTATTTTCTCTACGTTATTCTTATCGTTGCCTCTATTATGGCAATCCTCAGCTATTATACCCGGCGCCAGAAAGAGAAGCAGCTTTATAAAATGAATGTATTTACCTTAAATAAAGAAAAGGAGCTGTATCAATCTAAAATGGATTTTTTCACAAATATTACTCATGAGATCAAAACACCACTCACCCTTATTAAATTGCCCCTGGAACGCATAACGGCTGCACTAACCCATGCTCCACACCTGCACCAATATCTTCAGATCATGAACAGCAACACAGAGAGATTATTGGAGCTAACAAGCCAGTTGCTTGATTTCAGGAAAATTGAAACAGAGCATTATCACCTGTTTCTTGCAGAACTGGATGTAGTAGTAATCACTGAAAAACTTTTACAGTCCTTCTCTCCCGCTATTGCAGAAAAAAACATCACGCTTCGTTTTGAGCCTCCTGCCGGCGGAATAATCATAGCTGCCGATGAAGAAGCCCTGGTAAAAATTATCAGTAACCTGCTTGATAATGCAATAAAGTACTGCCATAAGCAGGTTACCGTAAATTTTGAGATCAATAAGGTAGCGCAATGGGTAACGCTTAGCATAACTAACGACGGAGCAACTGTTCCGGAGGATATGCGGTCACATATATTTGAACCCTTTGTACGTCATCATCAAAAAGGCGTAGGAGGCTCGGGCATAGGGCTTTCGCTGGTTTACTCGCTTGTTCAATTACATCAGGGAAAAATGGAATACAATGTATTTAACAATATAAATATTTTTTCTGTAGCTTTCCCATTGAAAATTAGCAGTCTGGATATTAATTCCCCAACTAACGATGAGTCATAA
- a CDS encoding IPT/TIG domain-containing protein, whose translation MKRNFLLHFKYLWGIIASLFIVFACKKDEAAQKDRPIPFDPSKPVTIERFTPDSGGVTTQMVIYGSNFGTDTSQIKVYINDKRAPLIGSSGSILYVLVPSKAGTGDVRVVMGTGADTKEVKSTMPFRYIFRPSVSTLAGFTNERGESSIVDGDIKKAQFEEPYWLCFDQHKNIYLLEESRGLRFIDSALTTVKTLFRSGNGLSRVRTLSFNPTWDTLYVTNDQGDDRGISSVVLTPISGFTRWNALTYSKQCNGGDVQPQTGDYFINSYANGQVYQWDRGTKSLKELYRVGDNQWEFNIQFAPSGDFAYLVAVNRHYILKADYNRQTRTLESPVHFVGQRSSAGYQDGVGTAAKFNEPHQGAFDEFDNFYVCDRMNHVIRKITPDGVVSTFAGRPNQYGYTDGALRDARFDRPHGIIYNKDIGTFYIADQKNRRIRVITTE comes from the coding sequence ATGAAACGAAATTTCTTATTGCATTTTAAGTATTTATGGGGTATTATAGCATCGCTTTTTATAGTGTTTGCCTGTAAAAAAGATGAGGCTGCTCAAAAGGATCGGCCCATTCCCTTTGATCCCTCCAAACCGGTGACCATTGAAAGGTTCACCCCCGATAGTGGCGGTGTTACCACGCAAATGGTTATTTATGGGAGCAATTTTGGTACGGATACTTCCCAGATAAAGGTTTATATAAATGATAAACGAGCGCCTTTAATAGGTTCATCAGGCTCCATTTTATATGTATTAGTACCATCCAAAGCGGGTACCGGCGATGTAAGGGTCGTAATGGGTACCGGCGCTGATACGAAGGAAGTGAAATCAACTATGCCCTTTAGGTATATTTTCAGGCCATCGGTAAGTACATTAGCTGGTTTTACCAACGAAAGAGGAGAGTCTTCAATAGTAGATGGGGATATAAAAAAGGCCCAGTTTGAGGAACCCTATTGGCTTTGCTTCGATCAGCATAAAAATATCTATCTGCTGGAAGAATCGAGGGGACTACGATTCATAGACTCCGCGTTAACAACAGTAAAAACACTTTTTAGAAGCGGTAACGGATTGAGCCGTGTACGAACCTTATCATTCAACCCAACCTGGGATACTTTATATGTGACTAATGATCAGGGTGATGACAGGGGCATCAGCTCGGTAGTGCTGACACCTATTTCAGGGTTCACACGTTGGAATGCCCTAACTTATAGTAAACAATGCAACGGCGGTGATGTGCAGCCGCAAACAGGCGATTATTTTATTAACTCTTATGCTAACGGGCAAGTATACCAATGGGATCGTGGTACCAAGTCTTTAAAAGAATTATACAGAGTGGGTGATAATCAATGGGAATTTAATATACAGTTTGCTCCGAGTGGTGATTTTGCCTATCTGGTAGCCGTAAACAGGCACTATATACTAAAAGCTGATTATAACCGGCAAACCCGCACACTGGAATCACCGGTACATTTCGTGGGCCAAAGAAGCTCCGCCGGTTACCAGGATGGAGTGGGAACAGCAGCCAAGTTCAATGAACCACACCAGGGTGCTTTTGATGAATTTGACAATTTTTATGTGTGCGATAGAATGAACCATGTAATCCGCAAAATAACGCCAGATGGAGTTGTAAGCACGTTTGCGGGCAGGCCTAACCAATATGGATACACGGATGGTGCTTTGAGAGATGCCCGCTTTGACCGCCCACATGGTATAATCTACAATAAGGACATTGGAACATTTTACATAGCCGACCAGAAAAACCGGCGCATCAGAGTAATCACAACCGAATAA